A segment of the Populus nigra chromosome 12, ddPopNigr1.1, whole genome shotgun sequence genome:
AAGCAGCCCCAACTTCCCAAGAGCAAAGGTGTCAAATTATCCAAAGCACTGATTAGTAGACATTTTAGCACAGAAGTGCTGATCTCTGCATGCATTCTTGGGCACTAACACTGTTACCTATGAAGGAGCCAgcagtttttaattaaactttgttaagaacatgaagatatatatatcatcCTTGGATAGTCAATACCAAATTCTGATCTAGTCATAACCAAGCTATAACAGGTGGAGTATGTAAATGATAAAtgtgaataaaaaagataactaAGAATCTCTGAATTTTATAATGCAAAGCATTGTGTTTTTGTCTGGTGATGCAAGGGAGAGTAGGTTAGAACCAAAGCGGCGTGCACGATAAGACATTCCTTGTCTGCTTAGCGCATGACTGAGTCCATGCCCTCAATTTCTCCTCTCTTAAGCCATGGTTTAGACCTTAGTTTTTGGGGTCATCTGGAAGATCATTTTGGTGCCTCCAAGTGGCACCATTCTGGCCCTCATGACCCTCTCGTCATATTTTGACCTAGTCATAAAGATACAAGCCAAAGGGCTTGAGATAGATGATATACTAATTACAAAGGTTCTGTCATGTTGCATGCtcttctctggttttttttttttttaataaaaaaaaagaggtggtTGGGTTAAAATATGTTTCATGAtgttatattttcatacaaatttGCTTCAACTTTTGTAAGTTTCATGCTGACCATGATAATGAATCTGGCTTTGCATTATAAAATACTTCTCCTTTGCACCAGTCAAAGTAATCCCAGGAGAAACCAGTCATTTTTGCACCAGTCAAAGTACTAGGAAGAAATAATTCTCCTTTGATAGATAACTTGTCTTCAATGAAAAATGATAGAGCCTGAAGGTTACAAACACTAAAGACAACTCTTCTAAGACCTTGATATAAGCACCAGCTCGAACATTAAAAAAACCGTAAGGCATCCTTTCAAGTTTGAACCGTATAAATATATCCATTGAAAACCAAACGGGGACATGTAGACAAGGCTCTCCACGCTTCCTTTGAAGTCAGTACAACAGCTCTTTCTTTTTGTCATCTCTTCTTTACATCaaaccaacatctctttccAATCCAACCTCTTAGTCCTATCTTGTTGCCTGGACAAATTTGGAATGGAAATTCATTTCCAGCAACAAAAGCAGCATAAAAATGCAAGCATTCCAGTTAGCAAAGCAAGCAAATTCAAGGGGAGAGGTAGGCCAAACAGCAACAGTAACAAGTTTGTTGGTGTTAGGCAAAGAAATTCTGGTAGATGGGTGGCTGAGATCAAAGACACAACACAAAAGATAAGGATGTGGCTAGGAACCTTTGAGACAGCTGAAGAAGCTGCACGAGCTTACGATGAAGCTGCTTGCCTGCTTCGTGGATCCAACACCCGAACCAACTTCATCACTCATGTGTCCTTGGATTCTCCTCTTGCTTCCCGGATTCGAAATCTCCTCAACAACAAAAGGAGAGACAAACAACAACATAGTGAAGAAGAAACTGCGGAAGCCTCTACTCCACCAACTAGTACCATGACTACCACTAGTACTATCACcactagcagcagcagcagcagttcTGGCATGAGTGATAATTACTCCAGTTCAATTCATGAAACGGATCACTTGTTTGATGATGCATATAAACCGGATTTGAGCAATTGCACTGAGGAATTCAAGCTGGGTTGTTCTCAGTCTGATCTTTCACGGGGTTTTGGACCTTTATTCGATCGGTTTTCATATGCACAGGAAGTACTGGATTTTCCAAAAGGTGTGGTACTTCCCGAGGCAAGTGACTCGGAATTCTCAGAATTTGATAGGATGAAGGTGGAGAGACAGATATCAGCATCTCTATACGCAATTAATGGGGTTCAAGAGTACATGGAGGCTGTCTATGATCCTATTGAAGCTTTATGGGATCTTCCACCACTATAATCATTGCGGAATTTGGTGGTTTTAATGAACATAGAATCCCCTTTTCTTTCGTTTCTTCCCCTAGTTCTGCTTTCACTTTAGCCTTGCTTGTTAAGTTACAAAGACAAAATACCAGCTAGAGATGAAGttgaaatcttgttttttttcttaaaaaaaatatatttgttatgctgtttttcaaaatgttaaCAGCAGAATACACGGAGAAGTGATCCTGCTGTTTTTGGAACGTCAGAAAATCATCGATGAATGACAAGTCGAAGCAATAATGGCGATTAAAATATACCTTTTGGTGTCCATGGTACCCTCTCCTTTTCGTTGGAGTAGATATAGATGTCATCTATGTTTGTAGTCATTGAAAAGCATATCTCAACCTCTACCTCAGACAGGGAGCTCTGGGGCCCTGCACCCAACAACTATCCAGATAAGTTGCAGTGTCTTCTAATGTGCAATCCTTGGATTACTCAGGCTATCCTCCATTTTAATCTGTATATTGAAATCTTTGATTATGGCATTAGTAATTTCTTGTCAGCAAAGTTTTGATGATTTCGCTCCAGGGATGTCAATTTTTCACATAGATCTGAACCACCTTCCTCCATGCTATTTATGAACTTGCTAGTCACTTTGAAGCATCCCAATGATCTTTGATGTTGATAGCTATTCTTCATAGAAATTGGTATTCTGTGAAATAAAGGGCTATTGTATAATGCAATGCTAAACACCTCATGCTCGCTACAAAAGAGCAGGGCATATAAAAATGCGACGACTGAATTTCCTGCAAGTAACCTATTTCAGGGAAGTTAAATTCCGATCTGCTGAACTAACCTAATTCAACATAACATCCATGTCTTTTGTATGTTCACCTGTTGACCTTGCTGAagaatttttgaattaaaaaggtTTTCCCCCTCTAAGGCATGCTCCACAAGCAGTGTCTGCACTCCAGTTTTTTTGGAGGAGTTTAAACTACGTTCAAGAACATCTTAATTAGACATTAGGCACTGGATTCTGATAAAGGTTACTCCAGCTTGCTAGGAGCCTTCAGCCTCGGATGCAAGATatcttttattcaaaaatacctACCACTTTTTCTAACAAATAACTTGGAAAATCCATAACTACAAtgatgagatcatgataatagcgcaaaaaataaatcaaaataaattatgaagtttaattcataaccaatttaatattaaaggataaaattaaaaaaaaaatcaattaaaaaaaagacctaataACAAACccaagtcaactcgagttaacatcCTGTCATTCAAGTCATGAGAACAAGATAACCACAtacaaagcaaatcaaaacaaattataaaacgcaattcaattttaaaggataaaattgaaaaaaaaaatcaattaaaaacttaaacacaaaaaatcgagttgagtcaacccgagttaatatATCAAACTTATGACCTAagttatgagattaagataaccttatagaaattaaactgaaaaactACTCAAGTCAATCTAGGTTAACTAACAAACATGGAACCCGGGTCATGAGGTTCGGATAAcgtcataaaaaacaaatcgaaacaaattatgaaacacaaatttcaatcaaccaaatgttgaaagttgaaattgaaaagaaaaattaatttaaaaaaatgaactgggtaaactcgagttaacctaccaaactcgTGACTAAGGTCATAAgaccaagataacctcatataaagcaaaacaaattgtgaagtctaattttcaattaataaaatattgaaggatgaaattgaaaaaaaaaacttaaatcaatcGGGTAAACCTGTCAAACCCGAGACCTCGATCaagagactgagataacctcataacaaataaatcaaataaaataacgaAGCtcgatctaaaaaaacaaaatgttattaaaagatgaaattgaaattgaaaaaaaaaacataattctttattaaagtgaataaaaaaaaataagacttattttttaaaaaatccatagtgttttttattttgaaaaataaaaaacaaaacaatattaaagtGAATAGTATTTTGTAAGGCGGTCTATAATAAAAGCATCAAATCTTAGTATTTTGTTAATAACTAGATCTAGAACCCGTGCTTTGCTGCGGGTTCCATCAAAAACCAATTAATGCATAAAAAACTATgaacatcatcattttttttctatgcgataaaacattttaaatgattattaaaaattagaacaatgtatcaaatcaaattaattaaccacCATTTCCGTTAATAAATGAAGATAAAAGGCGGTGTGACTTGTTCAACCTAATAGACCAAAAATACAGTAGTCATTCCATTCAAATGGCGATCCtggcaaaaataattttgtgtcGTTATCGTTTTAACCTCCACCTAATC
Coding sequences within it:
- the LOC133669605 gene encoding LOW QUALITY PROTEIN: ethylene-responsive transcription factor ERN1-like (The sequence of the model RefSeq protein was modified relative to this genomic sequence to represent the inferred CDS: substituted 1 base at 1 genomic stop codon), coding for MEIHFQQQKQHKNASIPVSKASKFKGRGRPNSNSNKFVGVRQRNSGRWVAEIKDTTQKIRMWLGTFETAEEAARAYDEAACLLRGSNTRTNFITHVSLDSPLASRIRNLLNNKRRDKQQHSEEETAEASTPPTSTMTTTSTITTSSSSSSSGMSDNYSSSIHETDHLFDDAYKPDLSNCTEEFKLGCSQSDLSRGFGPLFDRFSYAQEVLDFPKGVVLPEASDSEFSEFDRMKVERQISASLYAINGVQEYMEAVYDPIEALWDLPPLXSLRNLVVLMNIESPFLSFLPLVLLSL